In Vidua macroura isolate BioBank_ID:100142 chromosome 9, ASM2450914v1, whole genome shotgun sequence, the genomic window TATTGTCTCTGACAGTCTCCGTAGTCCCAGCCTGAAAACGCTGTTGGAGAGGCTATATATCACACAGTTGCAGAAACTATTGCTTATAGCAAGCCATGTAGTTAGGAAGGAGAGTGCTGGGTTTTCCAACACCCTAGAGCTTTCCAGCAGAAAGTATATGATATAAGGGAGCCAGAGCACGTAGAACACGCTGGTTATCCGGAACAAAACCATGGCATAGCGGCggtcagggctgtgcccagcctccccagcagcatccccctcGTGGTTAGGAAATCGAGCTCTCCGATCACTGATCTCTTTGGTGTGCTGCCGGCAAATTTTAAAGATGTGGAAATAGGTGAAACATATgacaaaggcagcaggagcGTACAGTAAGCACACGATAAAGCCAGTAAAGTAGGCATTAGTTAGCCAGGAGGTAGCACACCATTCAAAAATATCTCCATGGTAACCAGGTTTTccccaaccaaaaaaagaaggcaagaagATCAGGCAAGAGTATATCCAGATCAGACTGATGCAGATTCTCAAGCGACAAGGTGTGACCAGTTGGTTATAGGAGAGAGGCTTTGTTATAGCGAGATAGCGATCCACGCTGATGCAAGCCAGACATGCCATAGATACGCTTTTGAGTACAGAGATGATGTATCCAAAAACTTGGCAAGTCAAGGACTCATGGACACCTGTTGAGTAGTGGAGCAGTGACAAAGTAGGAACCAAGCAGCTGACTCCAACAAAAAGATCAGCATAGGCCATGGTCTGAATAAAATAGCTGGTGGTGTAATGATGCAGGAGTGGAGCACAGTGGAAAACAAATATCACAGTTAAGTTACCcgcaataattaaaaatgttagCAAGAAAATAACGACTGTCTCAAGGATACAGATGTCAACTGCATTGTAGTGACCAAATCCAAGAGGGCAGGAGAGGTGCTCAGATATGTTCATAACACTACTGCTCATATTCAGAGTCCTCCATTCAATCCATCGGGACTGGTTCATGCTTTGTGCTTAGGGGAACAGTGCAATCTGAGCCTTAGTGAGCAGGTGACCTGCTGAACAGCAGCTAAACTCTGTTTCAGCGTCTCACGGTCTCTCTTTGCAGACACTGCCAGTGCTTACATGGGAGAGGATTAGAGTCCCATAGCTGTTGATGCCTCCTCAGCATCAGTGCATCACCTCTGGCACACCTTGgctttaaggaaaaaacaaaataaagaaagagagaaagaaagaaaagaaaaacaaaagccagaaaGAGAAAGGCCACTGATCAGCTCCTCCAGTGCTCTTGACCCATCTTTAGCAAACACAAAGCACttctaaaacaaacagaaataaaaactgacaAAAGAGACACATTCATttcccagggaaggaggggagggaaatcGCTGACTTGTTTTCCTGAGAAAGTCATTTACTTTGGAATATactggggagagggagaggaagggaaggagtaACCTCAGTACAGCTCAGGTTTCCTAGACCAGCAGTTACTGGAGATAATCTTTATGTCTTAGTTTAAATCACAGACTGTTTGGAGATTAAAGGAAAAAGTTCATCCTCTAATGCTGTCTTTTCTTGTTCAATTCAGAAGATGGTACTCCCATCTTATCCATGCTATTCATTGGAAAggtaaggaaaacatttttgtcaAGGTTAATTCCAATAGACTCACCACTATTTGGGTATgaataatgaattttatttagGGGGAGACAGGTGGGGGATGGAGGAGATTTGTCCTCTGGCtcccaagaaagaaaacatacatCTCACATACAATGAGGAAGATCATGtctattcatttaaaaatgaaaataatttaaaaacagattttggaGACTCATTTCAATATTTACAGTTCCTTTAAACAGTTATGGTCCATTACAGTTATGAATGCCAGAATCATAATTCAGTGTCCCCATAGACAAAATAAATCCTCTTGAATTTAATTTCAGCATTGGCAATTTAAAAGAATCATCTTTAGAAACTCTGCCATATCTACTACAGTGGATCAGTACCCAGGAGTTCATAGGTATATCCATGATATTGCTCACCTCTGTAGCAACAACTGAATCATTTcacaaaaccccacacaacGAGCTCAGAAACTTCCATCTGCATTCTGCTGGGAAGCTAATGAAATGCTGATTTGACTAGAAAAGCTGCCATTGTTTACTACTCCTTTATTCTGTTGCTCAGCTTCATCTTCTCAGGGGTTTAAGGTTTCTATATTTATTAGATGATCTGCATAATAAATAGTTGCtgtaaaaaaattgttcttCTATTTGCAGGACATTACCTTGTTCATTTTATTCACAGCtatggagagagagaaagcattaaaagaaagcatcttctgtgttcagttttaaGTAAATGCTTGATTCGCTCAGGAATCATTAGGCAGGTAATTAAATGTATACAATCTTGTTTTTTGAAAGGCCCCTAAAACATTAGAACCATCATTAATCCTAGAGTTCCTGAGACTAGAAGACCAGCAGTGAAAATTAATGAATCCACATAAAATCATCTCCAAGGTCATTCAGCTGGCATTTGCTTTAAGTCTCTTTAAAAGTACCAGGATCTCTCTGATGTTTCTGATAGTCCTTGCCGTGTCTTCAGGAGGAATTTCAGATACTAGAAAAGCCAAATGTTCAATTCTGTCGCAGCACTTTGAGAGAAAGCATTCTTTTTGGAGTTAATTTCCTGTCGTGCACCACCACGCTGTACAGAAAGTCCTTTTAGATTTTATAACATCCCCGAATATTTCCGCCTATTTGCTCCCTTTGTCTATAAGCAACAGAGCACGTATAAAATCACTCGTTTCTCCAATTCCCTGTTAAAGCAATAGAGATGCTTTCTCACCTACACGCATCCTCACCAGCCGCTACGTCCGATACTTGACAGGGAGTCAGTCCAGTTACCGCGGTGCGGCTGGAGCGGCTGCCgctgcctccctgctccccccgTGCGATGATTGCCTGCACCTGAGCccgctgctcctcctcctcctcctccccgccgCAGCCCGCCGGGCGCTGGAGCGGTGCCGGCCGCCCCCCTGCTCCCGGCCCATCCAATGGCGCCGCCGCTggcaccgggagcggcaccggACCCACCGAGGCGGGTACCCGCGGCCCCGGAACCGCTGCGCTCCGGGTGCCTCGGGAGGAAACCAGCACGTCCCTCCTAGAGAGATGTGCGTACATAATCCAGACATAACCTAATAAACTACTGTCGTCGCCCCACCGAAACTGTTTGCTAAAACAATCCCACGTTATCTAAAAGAATCATCCCACGTTATTAATTGTGCACTCACCTTTCAAGGATCACCTGCTGAGGTTTAGCTTGGTAAAATATCTGCTGTAGTGCCACACAAATTTTCTAGTCTTCCTTAAAAGGCAAAATTACAGTCTCCTTTTTAATTACATTCCCAAATGAATTACTGCTAAACTTAATACATATATGTTACAAAACTCACCTGTACCAATTTTTGATACTATTCAAGTATTACCAGTACCCTAATAGCTTCAGTATCAGTTTAAATACAAATACTTGTAACACATTATTTTCCAAACTGAACCAATTAACTCAGCTCTCTACTCCTGCAAACAGATGCAGCTATTCCCTGATTAAGTACTCAAACTTTTGGTTACTTCGTGCTTcctaaaaataaatccagtcACAGAAGTACAAGCATCAAAGTTATCTTACAGACACTCCATGCATCCTTAGACACTGAAGTAGCAAATTTAGATACCAAAACACCAACCACAGAACAGCATTTTGGACTATTAACCAGCAGAAGACATGTCTTGGAGGCTTTAACCAACCAAGTCATTAGAAACTACAGTGATTTAAGTCCTTCTAGCTCCATGGCAAACCAAAGGTAAAATTTTAATAAGCGGCTCCTGAGTTAACATCTTGTATTTTGAGTATTGCCTGGAGCGAATGTCCAAGTCTGAATGACAAGTCTGTAGCAATGTGAAGCAGCACAAACTGCAGCAGTGTAAGAGTGGTTTGCAGCAAGGGCATGTGATCATTCCAAAGTCTTCTATCAGaggatttaagaaaaaattaaactatCTCTGATACCTCAGAATGGTAAATGGCTGTAACAACAGACTTAATGACTAAATTTAGACCCTGAGCACAGCTTTAAGCCCCAGTTATCCATACCAGAGCAGAACAATAGGGAGCAATTTttattcctcctcttcccactcctcctgtgggggaggaggaggaggagaacaaCCAGTGTGCACAGGCATGGCAGTGACCAGCACTTCTCTTTGGGGCAGATCGTGGTTGGCACCAGGGATATAAACAGCCAAAACACCTTAAAATGGACATTAGAGAGCCCCAAAGGCACACAGGGGGCATGAGATAAGTACAGGTACAGTCTGACAAAGCAGATCACAGGAACTACGTGCTCACACGTAGTTAATCCTGCTCCGCACAGATTTAAGGACTGGTAACTACTGAAGCTTCCAAATATCACAGTAACCATTGAGTCACCTTGGTCTCAGGTCAGCCCCAGCTGGTGCCTGCTGTGTGTGCCCAGAGTGCTCAGCTCTGAGAACAAGCACTCCTGGCAGCCATATGTTTCAGGTCTGCTAGGAGAAGTCCAGGCTCTGCTGAGCAGATAACAGGAAAATCAATGGCAACCTCTGCTGGCTGGTTCTACATGCAGGTAAAATGTGTCCTCTAAAGAAATTTTAACCAAAGGGACAAAGTGGTTCAAAAGCAGGGAAGTTTGACTTCTTTAGGAATAAGAACAGTCTTCCTTCACTACCAAAAAACCAGTCATGCTGCAAGCTGCCAGTGGCTCTATCACTTCAGCCACTTGCTGTAAACTGCGCCATGCTAACAGCACTAAGTTGTACTGTTTTATGTATATTTCGAGGCAAGTGAAAAGTAATCAGAAATCAACTAGTCCTGATGAAACTATGCAGTTACAGAGGGAATTTTACAAAATGTAGCAATACCAGAATGTTGTATCAGAGACAGCACATTAAAAGCTGTATgagaaaagtttttttatttggaGATTAGAGGCACAGAGGGCCTCTGGTAAGGTTTTAAACTAAATCTGCTTCAggattttttctaatttgtattttaagaaaaggaagtGAGGAAAAGTCCTACTGAAAGAATTGCCTTGCTGTTATCAAGGCAGCAACCTACATGGCGCACATGTTCCCACAGCTGGTTGCATCCAAGCTGGTGGACTGAGCACTCTTCAAGCCCAACAGAAGGAGCAATTCCTCACCTTCTTTATAAATTATGCTAAAAACAATACAAATCACCATACAAAACAGAAGGCTCACACCATCTGATCCGGCTGAAAACAGAGGGGATGTGGTAGGAGCATTAGCTTTGTATATGCAAAGCAAGGCTGTGAAAGCAGTGGTGATGCGTGACCCTGGAAGGAAACCAGATAAAGCTTCTCGGACAGAAAAAGTCCATATGGAAGGAGATTTAGAAGCTCCAAGCAAGAAAACAATCTATTAGTCATTCTGTTTGAAAAGGAATAGCAATATTTGTTTGCTAAATCCTTTGTTGTAAGGAAACAGGACTGATAGAAGCAATCCCTGCAGTGCACAAAGCAGCATCTCAATCACACCACTCATTTCTAGTTTGAAGTCTTCCCTTGTTAAATTTATTGGATGGTCAGCTGGATTAAATGGACACCAATCATTTCTGTAAAATCTTTCTGAAAGGCATTGATGAGAGCAAGGAAGTCCAGCTGAGTGTGG contains:
- the GPR52 gene encoding G-protein coupled receptor 52, whose product is MNQSRWIEWRTLNMSSSVMNISEHLSCPLGFGHYNAVDICILETVVIFLLTFLIIAGNLTVIFVFHCAPLLHHYTTSYFIQTMAYADLFVGVSCLVPTLSLLHYSTGVHESLTCQVFGYIISVLKSVSMACLACISVDRYLAITKPLSYNQLVTPCRLRICISLIWIYSCLIFLPSFFGWGKPGYHGDIFEWCATSWLTNAYFTGFIVCLLYAPAAFVICFTYFHIFKICRQHTKEISDRRARFPNHEGDAAGEAGHSPDRRYAMVLFRITSVFYVLWLPYIIYFLLESSRVLENPALSFLTTWLAISNSFCNCVIYSLSNSVFRLGLRRLSETICSSCVCSKDRDVRDPKPRKRANSCSI